The following coding sequences are from one Panthera leo isolate Ple1 chromosome E1, P.leo_Ple1_pat1.1, whole genome shotgun sequence window:
- the RFLNB gene encoding refilin-B, producing the protein MVGRLSLQDVPELVDTKKKGDGVLDSPDSGLPPSPSPSHWGLAAAGGGGSGGERAPAPGTLEPDAVATPAAPNPASLPSPLAFACSPRLCPLSFGEGVEFDPLPPTEVRYTSSVKYDSERHFIDDVHLPLGLAVTSCSQTVTCIPNCTWRNYKAEVRFEPRHKPTRFLSTTIVYPKYPKTVYTTTLDYNCRKTLRRFLSSVELEATELPGSDCLSDEC; encoded by the exons ATGGTGGGCCGGCTGAGCCTGCAGGATGTGCCCGAGCTCGTGGACACGAAGAAGAAGGGCGACGGCGTCCTGGACAGTCCGGACTCGgggctgccccccagccccagccccagccactgGGGGCTCGCGGCGGCCGGGGGCGGTGGCAGCGGCGGGGAGCGCGCGCCGGCACCCGGGACGCTGGAGCCCGACGCGGTGGCGACCCCAGCAGCCCCG AATCCAGcatctctccccagccccctggcctTCGCCTGCTCGCCAAGGCTCTGCCCCCTGTCCTTTGGCGAAGGAGTGGAGTTTGACCCCTTACCACCGACAGAAGTAAG GTACACTTCCTCGGTCAAGTACGACTCAGAGAGGCACTTCATTGACGACGTCCACCTGCCCCTGGGCCTGGCAGTGACCTCCTGCAGCCAGACAGTCACCTGCATCCCCAACTGCACGTGGCGCAACTATAAGGCCGAGGTGCGCTTCGAACCCCGCCACAAGCCCACCCGCTTCCTCAGCACCACCATCGTCTACCCCAAGTACCCCAAGACCGTCTACACCACCACTCTGGATTACAACTGCCGCAAGACACTGAGGAGATTCCTGTCCAGCGTGGAGCTCGAAGCCACAGAGCTCCCGGGCAGTGATTGCCTCTCGGACGAGTGCTGA